From the genome of Bordetella sp. H567, one region includes:
- a CDS encoding cold-shock protein, with the protein MVQKGKVKWFNADKGYGFITPDAGGVDVFAHFSAIQGRGYRSLNEGQDVEFEVKDGPKGPQAAEIRPL; encoded by the coding sequence ATGGTTCAGAAGGGCAAAGTGAAGTGGTTCAACGCCGACAAGGGTTATGGGTTTATCACCCCTGACGCCGGCGGTGTCGACGTCTTCGCGCATTTCTCGGCAATTCAGGGGCGTGGCTATCGCAGCTTGAACGAAGGCCAGGACGTGGAGTTCGAAGTCAAGGACGGCCCCAAAGGTCCTCAAGCCGCAGAGATCCGGCCGCTTTAA
- a CDS encoding pyridoxal phosphate-dependent aminotransferase — translation MIRSKLPDVGTTIFTVMSRLAIEHKAINLGQGFPDFNPDPALLALVSKAMADGHNQYPYMPGVAPLRESIAKKTQALYGHAYDPETEITVTSGATEALMATILAAVNTGDEVVVIEPCYDSYLPGIRLAGGTAVPVPLRAPTSDDPYYRIDWQRVRDAITPKTRLLMLNFPHNPTGAILEDADLDALESIVRDTGVLLVSDEVYEHIVFDGRQHASLSRRPLLAEHAFVISSFGKTYHTTGWKLGYCCAPRHLTAELRKVHQFMVFTVPSPMQFAYAEYMENPAPYLELPAFYQAKRDRLQAGLRSTRFRPLPSPGTFFMMADYSAISQLPEAEFARWLTTEHGVAVIPISAFYQIPDAPESNHKLVRFCFAKRDETLDQALERLSRV, via the coding sequence ATGATTCGTTCCAAGCTGCCCGACGTCGGCACAACGATTTTTACCGTCATGAGCCGCCTGGCCATCGAACACAAGGCGATCAACCTGGGCCAGGGCTTCCCTGATTTCAACCCCGATCCCGCACTGCTCGCCCTGGTATCCAAGGCCATGGCTGACGGCCATAACCAGTATCCCTATATGCCGGGCGTAGCGCCGCTACGCGAATCCATCGCGAAGAAGACGCAGGCGCTGTACGGTCACGCCTACGACCCGGAAACGGAAATCACGGTTACCAGTGGCGCCACGGAAGCGCTGATGGCGACGATATTGGCGGCGGTGAATACCGGCGACGAAGTCGTGGTCATCGAGCCTTGCTACGACTCCTACCTGCCGGGCATACGCCTGGCCGGCGGCACCGCAGTGCCAGTACCGCTTCGCGCGCCCACGTCGGACGACCCCTACTACCGCATCGATTGGCAGCGCGTGCGCGACGCCATCACGCCGAAAACCCGCCTGCTCATGTTGAACTTTCCGCATAACCCCACGGGTGCCATCCTGGAGGATGCCGACCTGGACGCGCTGGAGTCCATCGTGCGGGATACGGGCGTCCTGCTGGTGTCAGACGAGGTCTACGAACACATCGTTTTCGACGGCCGGCAACACGCCAGCCTGTCGCGTCGCCCCCTGTTGGCCGAGCATGCGTTCGTGATTTCTTCTTTTGGCAAGACGTATCACACCACGGGATGGAAACTGGGTTATTGCTGCGCGCCCCGCCACTTGACGGCTGAACTGCGCAAGGTCCATCAATTCATGGTGTTCACCGTACCGTCCCCCATGCAGTTCGCCTATGCCGAATACATGGAAAACCCGGCACCCTACCTGGAGCTGCCGGCATTCTACCAGGCCAAGCGCGACCGCCTGCAGGCTGGACTGCGGAGCACCCGGTTTCGGCCACTGCCCAGTCCGGGGACGTTTTTCATGATGGCCGACTACAGTGCGATATCGCAATTACCGGAGGCCGAATTCGCGCGTTGGCTCACGACGGAGCACGGCGTTGCCGTGATACCGATATCGGCCTTCTATCAAATCCCGGATGCGCCGGAATCGAATCACAAACTGGTCCGCTTCTGCTTTGCCAAACGGGACGAGACGCTGGATCAAGCCCTGGAGCGTTTGAGCCGGGTGTAG
- a CDS encoding MarR family winged helix-turn-helix transcriptional regulator: MPKSDLKDPGVCNGVALRKATRRVTQLYDSVLAPSGLKSSQRSILLHVDRAGTPTMTELAHAMVLDRSALAHNLKPLERDGYLVQIRDAHDGRSRRVQLTPEGRRKLAEATRLWRQAQNRFERAYGAERAAALRVALADIFSDEFADAFQQN; encoded by the coding sequence ATGCCGAAATCAGACTTGAAAGACCCAGGCGTATGCAACGGCGTGGCCTTGCGCAAGGCCACGCGGCGCGTCACGCAGCTTTACGACAGCGTACTTGCGCCTTCCGGCCTGAAGTCGTCCCAGCGATCCATCCTGCTGCACGTGGACCGTGCCGGTACGCCGACCATGACGGAACTGGCGCACGCCATGGTGCTGGATCGTTCCGCCCTGGCGCACAACCTCAAGCCGTTGGAACGCGACGGTTACCTGGTGCAAATCCGCGACGCCCACGATGGACGCAGCCGCAGGGTCCAGCTCACGCCGGAAGGCCGGCGCAAGTTGGCGGAAGCCACGCGCTTATGGCGCCAGGCACAGAACCGGTTCGAACGCGCCTACGGCGCTGAACGAGCCGCCGCGTTGCGCGTGGCCCTCGCTGACATTTTTTCCGACGAATTCGCCGACGCGTTCCAGCAGAACTGA
- a CDS encoding MATE family efflux transporter — protein sequence MTSASPTATVPVANPRLQAMLQAPVAATLVRLSWPNMLMMLAQSSTGLIETWFLAKLGTDVLAGVAVVVPVLMLMQNMSQGAMGGGISSAIARALGAGRREEANHLVRHAVALNGGIGAVFTVLLLAFGRPLFHLLGADGPALDAAAAYGHVVFGGLPLLWTMNALASVIRGTGNMLVPGAVICGGAVLLIPLSPCLIFGLGPLPPLGVVGGAWALLLYYIGGTLILGAYCLGGRNPARLVRGALQWPMMRGILSVGGFACLNPVLTNTIIAVTGALVGAYGGTAALAGYATAARLEYLLMPLAFGLGAPMVAMVGSNIGAGQNERARRIALVGGAMAFVLAEAVGLIAAAFPYAWLRLFGTDAHLLEAGATYLRIVGPFYGFFALGFSLYFASQGAGKLKWPLTAGALRLALYVGVGGALLAACHSLPVFYALGAIAMVTYGSVVVWSVASRTWFRQSGRMDV from the coding sequence ATGACATCCGCTTCCCCCACCGCGACGGTGCCGGTCGCCAATCCCCGACTGCAAGCCATGCTGCAAGCGCCGGTGGCCGCAACGCTTGTGCGGCTGAGCTGGCCCAATATGTTGATGATGCTGGCGCAGTCTTCCACCGGCTTGATCGAGACCTGGTTTCTCGCCAAGCTCGGCACCGACGTTCTGGCCGGCGTCGCCGTGGTTGTCCCGGTGCTGATGCTGATGCAAAACATGTCGCAAGGCGCCATGGGCGGGGGGATTTCCTCCGCGATCGCCCGCGCGCTGGGCGCGGGCCGGCGCGAGGAGGCGAACCACCTGGTGCGACACGCCGTTGCGCTGAACGGGGGTATCGGCGCGGTGTTCACCGTGCTGCTGCTGGCTTTCGGCCGTCCGCTGTTTCATCTGCTGGGTGCGGACGGCCCCGCCCTGGATGCCGCCGCGGCCTACGGCCACGTGGTATTTGGCGGCTTGCCCTTGCTCTGGACCATGAATGCGCTGGCGAGCGTGATCCGCGGTACCGGAAACATGCTTGTGCCGGGTGCGGTGATCTGCGGCGGCGCGGTGTTGTTGATCCCGCTTTCGCCCTGCCTGATATTCGGCCTGGGGCCGTTGCCCCCACTGGGTGTGGTGGGCGGCGCCTGGGCCTTGCTGCTGTACTACATCGGTGGAACGCTGATCCTGGGCGCCTACTGCCTGGGCGGACGCAATCCGGCGCGACTGGTGCGTGGGGCGCTGCAATGGCCGATGATGCGCGGAATCCTGTCCGTGGGCGGCTTCGCCTGTCTGAATCCGGTATTGACGAACACCATCATCGCCGTAACCGGCGCGCTGGTCGGCGCCTACGGCGGAACAGCTGCGCTGGCCGGCTATGCGACGGCCGCCCGCCTGGAATATCTGCTGATGCCCCTCGCTTTCGGGCTGGGCGCGCCGATGGTGGCAATGGTGGGATCGAATATCGGCGCCGGGCAGAATGAAAGAGCACGGCGCATTGCGCTGGTAGGAGGCGCCATGGCGTTTGTGCTGGCCGAGGCCGTCGGCCTGATCGCCGCCGCGTTTCCCTACGCCTGGCTGCGCCTGTTCGGCACGGATGCGCATCTGCTGGAAGCGGGGGCGACGTATCTGCGCATCGTGGGCCCTTTCTATGGATTCTTCGCGCTGGGTTTTTCGCTCTATTTCGCCTCGCAGGGCGCCGGCAAGCTGAAATGGCCGCTGACCGCCGGCGCGCTGCGTCTGGCCCTATATGTCGGCGTCGGCGGCGCCCTGCTGGCGGCTTGCCATTCGCTGCCGGTCTTCTATGCCCTGGGCGCCATCGCGATGGTTACGTATGGATCGGTCGTGGTCTGGTCCGTGGCATCGCGCACCTGGTTTCGCCAATCGGGCCGGATGGATGTTTGA